In Deltaproteobacteria bacterium, the following are encoded in one genomic region:
- a CDS encoding histidinol phosphate phosphatase domain-containing protein: MIDLHTHSIFSDGVLVPSELVRRAHVLGVKVIGITDHGDASNLDFIIPRLVAVSEQLNRVNEIKTIPGIELTHIPPAQIGSLAKEARSLGAKIIVVHGETVAEPVIPGTNRAALDADIDILAHPGLICEEEVLMAAERGIFLEITARKGHSITNGHVAKLSRTHGAELVLNSDAHEPGDLLNEQQARLVALGAGLTDKDFERMQENALSLL; this comes from the coding sequence GTGATCGACCTTCATACTCACTCCATTTTTAGCGACGGTGTTTTGGTTCCATCAGAATTGGTGCGCAGAGCCCATGTGCTCGGCGTCAAGGTCATTGGGATCACGGATCATGGTGACGCTTCCAACCTTGATTTTATTATTCCGCGGCTTGTGGCTGTCTCCGAACAACTGAATCGTGTGAATGAGATCAAGACCATACCTGGCATCGAGTTAACTCACATCCCACCTGCTCAGATTGGCTCTCTGGCCAAGGAGGCCCGTTCCCTTGGAGCCAAAATCATAGTTGTACATGGGGAAACCGTCGCAGAACCGGTGATTCCCGGTACAAACCGCGCAGCTTTGGATGCCGACATTGACATTCTGGCTCACCCCGGCCTTATATGCGAGGAAGAAGTATTGATGGCAGCAGAGAGAGGGATTTTTCTGGAAATTACAGCTCGAAAGGGACACAGCATAACAAACGGTCACGTGGCAAAACTCTCAAGGACACACGGCGCAGAATTGGTTCTAAACAGCGATGCCCACGAACCTGGAGACCTTCTAAATGAGCAACAGGCAAGACTGGTTGCCCTTGGCGCAGGGCTGACCGACAAGGATTTTGAACGGATGCAAGAAAACGCCCTGTCCCTCCTTTGA
- a CDS encoding bifunctional nuclease family protein has product MLHEMKVSGITIDPTSNSPIVILKAIHVDQALPIWIGILEATAIATELENVRLARPMTHDLFVNFMDVLKITISKVEVCDLRDNTFYARIHFSSNSQSYNIDARPSDAIALALRANCPIFVDDKVLEKSAHLDQEPEAFDKSEEGKKWKEYLEKLSPDQFGKYKM; this is encoded by the coding sequence ATGCTGCATGAAATGAAAGTCTCGGGCATAACGATTGATCCCACATCAAATTCCCCCATAGTCATCCTTAAGGCGATCCATGTGGATCAGGCGCTTCCCATATGGATTGGCATTCTGGAGGCGACTGCCATTGCCACGGAGCTCGAAAATGTTCGCTTGGCTCGTCCCATGACCCACGATCTATTTGTTAACTTCATGGATGTCTTAAAGATAACAATCTCCAAGGTGGAGGTGTGCGACCTGAGGGACAACACATTCTATGCGAGAATCCACTTTTCATCCAACAGCCAGTCATACAATATTGATGCTCGTCCCAGCGACGCAATTGCTTTAGCGCTCAGGGCCAATTGTCCCATATTTGTGGACGACAAGGTTCTGGAAAAGTCCGCACACTTAGATCAAGAGCCAGAGGCATTTGACAAAAGCGAAGAGGGCAAGAAATGGAAGGAATACCTGGAAAAGCTATCCCCTGACCAATTTGGCAAATATAAGATGTAG